A single genomic interval of Vicia villosa cultivar HV-30 ecotype Madison, WI unplaced genomic scaffold, Vvil1.0 ctg.000060F_1_1, whole genome shotgun sequence harbors:
- the LOC131623312 gene encoding serine/threonine protein phosphatase 2A 55 kDa regulatory subunit B beta isoform-like isoform X1: MNGGDEGVVAPEEPLQSLEWKFSQVFGERAAGEEVQEVDIISAIEFDKSGDHLATGDRGGRVVLFERTDSKDPHGSRKDLESTDYSNSRHPEFRYKTEFQSHEPEFDYLKSLEIEEKINKIKWCQTANGSVFLLSTNDKTIKFWKVQEKKVKKISDMNIDPSKANGNGSIASSSNSCILKPHLANGGSSDKTYSYLSSDFSFPPGGLPSLRLPSVVASHETSLLARCRRVYAHAHDYHINSISNNSDGETFISADDLRINLWNLEISNQSFNIVDVKPANMEDLTEVITSAEFHPTHCHTLAYSSSKGSIRLVDLRQSALCDSHAKLFEEQEAPGSRSFFTEIIASISDIKFAREGRYILSRDYMSLKLWDINMDSGPVSTFRVHEYLRPKLCDLYENDSIFDKFECCLSGDGSRVSTGSYSNLFRVFGCAPGSTEATTLEASKNPMRRQVPTPSRPSRSIGNSITRVVRRGAENTGVDANGNSFDFTTKLLHLAWHPSENSIACAAANSLYMYYA; this comes from the exons ATGAACGGTGGCGATGAGGGTGTTGTAGCTCCGGAGGAACCTTTGCAATCGTTGGAGTGGAAATTCTCGCAGGTTTTTGGCGAGCGTGCGGCTGGAGAGGAAGTTCAGGAAG TGGACATAATTTCTGCTATTGAATTTGACAAGTCTGGTGATCATCTTGCTACCGGTGATCGTGGTGGTCGAGTAGTTCTCTTTGAGCGGACAGATTCAAAAGAT CCGCATGGATCAAGAAAGGATTTGGAAAGTACCGACTATTCTAATAGCCGGCATCCTGAGTTCCGCTATAAAACCGAGTTTCAGAGTCACGAGCCCGAG TTTGACTATCTTAAGAGCTTGGAAATAGAAGAGAAAATTAACAAAATCAAATGGTGCCAAACTGCTAATGGTTCTGTATTCCTCCTATCTACAAAtgacaaaacaattaaattttgGAAG GTTCAAGAAAAGAAGGTGAAGAAAATTTCTGACATGAATATCGACCCTTCAAAAGCAAATGGAAATGGATCTATCGCAAGTTCGAGCAATTCTTGTATCCTTAAGCCACATCTTGCAAATGGAGGATCTTCAGATAAAACATATAGTTATCTAAGCAGTGATTTCTCATTTCCACCCGGAGGCTTACCGTCACTAAGATTACCCTCGGTA GTAGCTAGCCATGAGACCAGTCTGTTGGCTCGATGTCGTAGAGTATACGCACATGCTCATGACTATCACATCAATTCTATTTCAAATAACAG CGATGGAGAAACTTTCATATCCGCCGATGATTTGAGAATAAATCTTTGGAACCTGGAAATTAGCAATCAAAGTTTTAATATTGTCGATGTAAAGCCTGCAAATATGGAGGATCTTACTG AGGTTATAACATCAGCTGAATTTCATCCGACACATTGTCATACATTGGCATATAGCAGTTCGAAGGGCTCAATTCGTCTTGTTGACTTGCGGCAGTCAGCCTTATGTGATTCCCATGCCAAATT ATTTGAAGAACAGGAGGCCCCTGGATCCAGATCATTTTTCACAGAGATTATTGCTTCCATCTCGGATATAAAATTCGCAAGGGAGGGAAGATACATACTTAGTCGTGATTACATGTCTCTGAAG TTATGGGACATTAATATGGATTCTGGCCCGGTTTCAACATTCCGGGTTCACGAGTATTTAAGGCCAAAG CTATGTGATTTATACGAAAACGATTCAATTTTTGATAAGTTTGAGTGTTGTCTGAGTGGCGATGGATCCCGAGTTTCAACCGGTTCTTACAG CAATCTATTCCGCGTGTTTGGTTGCGCCCCGGGAAGTACAGAGGCGACAACTTTGGAAGCCAGCAAAAATCCAATGAG GCGACAAGTTCCAACACCATCTAGGCCTTCCAGATCAATCGGAAACAGCATCACAAGAGTCGTACGACGCG GAGCTGAAAACACCGGTGTCGATGCAAACGGAAACTCGTTCGACTTCACAACAAAGTTGCTACACTTAGCATGGCACCCGAGTGAAAATTCAATCGCCTGTGCTGCTGCAAATAGCTTATACATGTACTATGCATGA
- the LOC131623312 gene encoding serine/threonine protein phosphatase 2A 55 kDa regulatory subunit B beta isoform-like isoform X2 — protein MNGGDEGVVAPEEPLQSLEWKFSQVFGERAAGEEVQEVDIISAIEFDKSGDHLATGDRGGRVVLFERTDSKDPHGSRKDLESTDYSNSRHPEFRYKTEFQSHEPEFDYLKSLEIEEKINKIKWCQTANGSVFLLSTNDKTIKFWKVQEKKVKKISDMNIDPSKANGNGSIASSSNSCILKPHLANGGSSDKTYSYLSSDFSFPPGGLPSLRLPSVASHETSLLARCRRVYAHAHDYHINSISNNSDGETFISADDLRINLWNLEISNQSFNIVDVKPANMEDLTEVITSAEFHPTHCHTLAYSSSKGSIRLVDLRQSALCDSHAKLFEEQEAPGSRSFFTEIIASISDIKFAREGRYILSRDYMSLKLWDINMDSGPVSTFRVHEYLRPKLCDLYENDSIFDKFECCLSGDGSRVSTGSYSNLFRVFGCAPGSTEATTLEASKNPMRRQVPTPSRPSRSIGNSITRVVRRGAENTGVDANGNSFDFTTKLLHLAWHPSENSIACAAANSLYMYYA, from the exons ATGAACGGTGGCGATGAGGGTGTTGTAGCTCCGGAGGAACCTTTGCAATCGTTGGAGTGGAAATTCTCGCAGGTTTTTGGCGAGCGTGCGGCTGGAGAGGAAGTTCAGGAAG TGGACATAATTTCTGCTATTGAATTTGACAAGTCTGGTGATCATCTTGCTACCGGTGATCGTGGTGGTCGAGTAGTTCTCTTTGAGCGGACAGATTCAAAAGAT CCGCATGGATCAAGAAAGGATTTGGAAAGTACCGACTATTCTAATAGCCGGCATCCTGAGTTCCGCTATAAAACCGAGTTTCAGAGTCACGAGCCCGAG TTTGACTATCTTAAGAGCTTGGAAATAGAAGAGAAAATTAACAAAATCAAATGGTGCCAAACTGCTAATGGTTCTGTATTCCTCCTATCTACAAAtgacaaaacaattaaattttgGAAG GTTCAAGAAAAGAAGGTGAAGAAAATTTCTGACATGAATATCGACCCTTCAAAAGCAAATGGAAATGGATCTATCGCAAGTTCGAGCAATTCTTGTATCCTTAAGCCACATCTTGCAAATGGAGGATCTTCAGATAAAACATATAGTTATCTAAGCAGTGATTTCTCATTTCCACCCGGAGGCTTACCGTCACTAAGATTACCCTCG GTAGCTAGCCATGAGACCAGTCTGTTGGCTCGATGTCGTAGAGTATACGCACATGCTCATGACTATCACATCAATTCTATTTCAAATAACAG CGATGGAGAAACTTTCATATCCGCCGATGATTTGAGAATAAATCTTTGGAACCTGGAAATTAGCAATCAAAGTTTTAATATTGTCGATGTAAAGCCTGCAAATATGGAGGATCTTACTG AGGTTATAACATCAGCTGAATTTCATCCGACACATTGTCATACATTGGCATATAGCAGTTCGAAGGGCTCAATTCGTCTTGTTGACTTGCGGCAGTCAGCCTTATGTGATTCCCATGCCAAATT ATTTGAAGAACAGGAGGCCCCTGGATCCAGATCATTTTTCACAGAGATTATTGCTTCCATCTCGGATATAAAATTCGCAAGGGAGGGAAGATACATACTTAGTCGTGATTACATGTCTCTGAAG TTATGGGACATTAATATGGATTCTGGCCCGGTTTCAACATTCCGGGTTCACGAGTATTTAAGGCCAAAG CTATGTGATTTATACGAAAACGATTCAATTTTTGATAAGTTTGAGTGTTGTCTGAGTGGCGATGGATCCCGAGTTTCAACCGGTTCTTACAG CAATCTATTCCGCGTGTTTGGTTGCGCCCCGGGAAGTACAGAGGCGACAACTTTGGAAGCCAGCAAAAATCCAATGAG GCGACAAGTTCCAACACCATCTAGGCCTTCCAGATCAATCGGAAACAGCATCACAAGAGTCGTACGACGCG GAGCTGAAAACACCGGTGTCGATGCAAACGGAAACTCGTTCGACTTCACAACAAAGTTGCTACACTTAGCATGGCACCCGAGTGAAAATTCAATCGCCTGTGCTGCTGCAAATAGCTTATACATGTACTATGCATGA